ATTCCTCTTTGAAGGCGACCCAATGTCATCTTCCAATACAACATTACGACAAAATTGGCAAAAGATTATTTAATAATGAAAATGACGTATATATTATGTCGttgaaacaaaaccaaatattgCGTCGCTGGACTGTGTGAAACTGAAAGTTAATACTAATTGGCGGGTTTAAACTGTCATAGCCCAGCGGTGAAGAGAACATGACTCAATTACAACTTTGTCCTTTCAGATGAGACAAGCCATTTAGGTCCCTTTATCTATCTAGAATTAAATAGTAAAATTGTTTAGATTTCCTCTGAATTGCGACTTTTATTAAGTTGACAAATGGGTATCCTTGGTTACCGGAAATATagactacaaaaatagttactCCATTTACTCTAAAAAACACATATagtgacaaaataataatttccgGCTGGCCGTTTGATCAATTCTGTAATTTTAGTTCACGTTATTAAgcttaaaagaacacgttgccttggaccggtcgagttggtcttcaaaaagcgtttgaaaccgtttgtcatgaaatgcatttggttgtcaaagatgtctaaaagtagaatataatgatccacataagtatcactaaaaaatgcacggttttcattttacgtcgcgaactaacccggtcggccatttatgggagtcaaaattttgactcccataaatggccgaccgtgttagtcgacgaggtaaaaagaaaaccacgcaatttcgaggcatgtttgtgtggatcattgttttctacttttacaacatctttcgaaccataacgattttataacaaacggttacagaacgcttttcaaggaccaactcgaccgatccagggcaacgtgttcctaagaacacgttgccttggaccggtcgagttggtctttgaaaagcatttttaaccgtttgttataaaatgcatttggttggaaagatgttttaaaggcaaaatacaattatccacacaaatatgcctcgaacttgcctggttttccttttacctcgttgacttaAACGGCCGGCCATTTAATTATGGGAGACAAATTTTccactcccataaatggcctaccgtgttagtttgcaaagcaaaaggaaaaccatgcaattttgaggcatatttgtgtggataattgtattctacttttaacacctctttccaaccatatgcattttattacaaacgggtacaaacgctttttattagacaaactcgtccaatccaaggcaacgtgttcctttaaggtagGCCTACAAATTATTAATCCAAAGACGTATACACAGGGCGCTAGCCGAAGAAGGCACCCTAGTGGACACATTAAACTTTCAGCcaataaaaaaacctttaatCAAGGCCTTCGTTGTGTAAACAGCGACTGGAATGGGAGACCACACGCACGGGTTGAGTGCCGAAGCTTCGCCACTCGCGTGCGTGGTCTCCTGTTCCAGTCGTTTGGGCTCGCGGCTCTCCAAGCCACGATGTTCTTGACAAAAGGCCTCAAATGAAATGGCTTTCTTTGAagtcagtgagggcgctgtcgGAGCTCGTGACGTTGGGGAACGGTTTCAGAATGTTTTGCTTTAGACACCATTGACTCTTGGTGTAGGCCTAAGGCAAGTTCGATTCGTCATTAACGGGCCAACTTGTCTTTGTCTTAGATAATATTAATGTCTGAACTTCTGAAGGCACCCTGATGGTTCTTGAATCATACGGTACCTACACCGGAGCATGTGACGGAACACCTCCTTGAAGTGCGGGTGTTTCACCCCGTAGATGACGGGGTTGACGGCGCTGTTGAAGATGATGAACGCTCCAGTCCACGGGATAACCGGATCGCTGGGTGGTATCATTATAGCGACAGCGAAGGGGGCGAGACACACGATAAAGGCGCACATTACGACAAAGAGATTCTTGGTGATCTCGACTTGTCGTTTACTGAAACTCCTCGACTGTTTCCTAGTACTTGATGACACCGAGGTGTCAGACAATTCGACCCCTGCGATCATCTTCTTCGTGTGGCCTTTAAGGTGGCGGTAGATCTTGAAGTAACAGACGAACAGGATGACGAGTGGGACTGGATAGATGAGGAGCGACCCGACCAAACTGAAAAGCTTACTCGTTTCGCACGAGGAGTCTAGCGAACACGTCTTGTACTTGATGGAATACCCCCATCTACCCAACCCGAACAGAGGAAGGCagcagactataatgggatagaGCCACGTGAAAACCAACATGGCTGCTATGTTCTTGGTTGTATAAATGGACCGGTATGTTGATGATGGCTTGGTAATGACAATTAATCGGTTGATAGATATCGCAGTCAAGTTCATCACGCTACACGACAGACAGCTAAAGTAAACAGCTGCAGCTACGGAGCATATAGCATCCGGAAGGGGCCAGCCGTCCTCGCTGAGTAACGCTAGCGCGGTAAACGGTGCAGCAGTGCAAGTCACCAGGTCGGCCGTGGCGAGGTTGACGACGAAGGCGTTGGTGCGGGTCTGAAGTTTCTTCGATAAGATAACGGCAAGAATCACCAAGACGTTCCCTACGAAGCCAGTCACAGCCACCAGACAGTAGACACTTCCAACGACCACCCTCTGTCTGTAATCGTCAAAGCGGAATTCGTCGCTGGTATTCAGCAATGAATCATTTGCATTGTTGGGTGAGATGGTGATGAGGTCAACTGAGGGGTCACTTGTAGTAGCCATGGTGATAACATCAATATCATTTGCCTCCCTTCCTGACAGTTATTAAACTCAAGAAGATTTGTTGTTCCTCTAGTTCTAGCATAGATCATTCTGTTGAGAGTGAAACAAAACGGTATCAAGTATAATTTCATTTCCCTATAGGACGGGTTTTGTAAGGGGGGTTACCCAACCGTACAATTACCTGAACTGATCAGATCGCTTTGAGGCACtggacgagtaatggagagcagctgatagtataacacattgtgagaaacggctccctctgaagtaaaacgtagtttttgaaaaagaaataattattatgctaacaattattttgagtatttaccaatagtgtccgtgcCTTTAAGGCACATGGGAACAAAATACCAATCATGATTTGTTATTTACCATTTTGTTATGTATTGCCTGTATAGTACCTGATCATTTATAATGCCATTGTTATTAATGAGCTGTATTGTTTTCTATTGTGTTGTACAATTGCCGCCAAAAGTCACTTTATAGAAAACACAATATTGAGCCGCATCACGGACGTGCGCACTCGCGTGTGTCTTTgtaggtttatatattttttagaatTCAAAGGTTGGTTGAATGAAAACGCAACTTCTTGTTTTGTCACTAGAACCTTTTTGAATGAATGCTGAAAGTACGTTGCCCCACCACTATATGCGAATAATGCTTGCTGGTGGTAATGTGTGGTACGAAAAGTCCTTTGTAACCTGTGTAGTTCGAGCAAAACATTTCAGTGGAAGTTTTCCCAGCCAGACCATGTAGATGTATTGTGCACACACTTTGAACAGTACTGTTAGATTAGATATTAAACTTGCATCAAgtttaaagaatataatttctgTTTACTAATACATctatgtgttttagcactgtatactcggcactttcccgagtcataTGAAAAAAAGGCCAGGCCTATTACTCGGGTGAGGCAGTTCggatcctatgttttggcagcgcgTATACCGCAATGATAATGacagatgttaagtttgcataggggataacgactttatttttttttgaattaACATAACAGTCAACAAAACCATGAATTTGTGCCCATAGCTTTGGTTGTTGGGATGTCTTTTGTTATGGCGACGACAACCGGCCTATAATAGAAAGTATCAGACACAACAAACTGGTTGTAcatcgaagaaaaaaaaagaggcctTAATATTATAATCATGTTTGAATATGACAGCGGCGGGATTTTCATTACaaagttcattttttttaatgtttgtggTTATGTTAGTCATCAGATGTGGTTATTTTTTTAGAAGtggttttcagaaccaccaaacactacaaaagaaaacaaaagagatgTTCACATGGTGGAACCGCAAACCTCTCCTTATCTCCTACCATGCAAATTGTAAAATCCATTAGTTTTCTCAAATTATCTGTGTAACGAAAGATTGATATTCACAGAATGATGCGCATATTCTATAAGCCTACATGGTGTAATTGATAAACTTCTCtcgaaattgtttttttacttgaaaCGCTGAATGTATTCTTTGAGAAATGAGCCGAACAATAAGTGTTGATCTCGCCTGACCAAAATccgatgtttgaaaacagttaACAACATTATTATAACCAACCGACCTTACATTCTGCAAACTCATTTGATTGTACTAAACGGAGACAATACAATAAATGCGAAATGTGCGGTGCCCCATACCGGGCATTCCTTTATTTGTGAATGCAAAATACGTAAGACGCCATTACTCTTGAAAGCGTTGCAGCGTGAGTTTTGCAAAGAAGTAATTCCTGCACTGCACCCGGGGAGAAGGGTTTTACTATATACAGAGCGCTGTTAATTCTTGGTTGACTTTCGTTTCACAAGTAAGGTCACCTTAAATTACTGTCCATTATCATGATTTTTGGTGAAATACACTTACTATCGACCTGATGTGCAAAAGACTATACTATGGTGAGTTCCTGAGAATGTTCATTtctgttgtttaaaggcagtggacactattggtaattactcaaaataattgttagcatgacaCAATTCCTTTTTAACAAGCAAtgaatagtataaaacattgtgaggaatggCTTCTCAGATGTGACGtatagtttcgagaaagaaaggaatttcacgaatttgatttcgagacctcagaattagattttgaggtcccgtaaatcgagcatctgaaagcacacaacttcgtgtgacaattgggtgtttttttcttccattgttattttttctcgcaacttcgacgaccaattgagttcaaatgttcacaggtttgttattttgtgcatttttatgttgagttacaccaagtaagaagactggtctttgacaattaccaaaggcgtcATGGCTTTAATTGTGATGTTCGCATGTTTATGGGGGCCTAATGTAGACATACACCCGAATTTCAACACAAAAAATGTATATGTATAATGAGTTGGACTCATTGAATTATCGTAGTAAagattggataactttccgtgtggcgccaccactttttcacccatttttacaaaaagggatatctcattgaggtaaataagatactatattatttcatatcgaatgaaaaagtggtggcgccatacggaaacgtTTCCTAAAGATTATCTAAATGTACGTTGaaagtattgttattataaaatgGATGTTCTCAATCACTAAACACATTTTAATTCTCAGTGCATAACAGGAAACCTTTTGAAATTTAATCTAATTTGTAGACCGGTTTCTATTATAGTTCGTGGCGGTCTAACAGAAATGGGTATATTCGACCATGTCCATGTTCTACGTTTTATATCTGTATATTTATTGGCATCTCTACTAATTTATTTCAGTTGTCCAAACTTGGTATTAGAACAGATAACTTGGTATTCTATAATATCAGATCAGATAATATTTTCGACCATGTCTCAGTGCGACGAAATcaattttaagcatttacaacgGGTTTATACGCGATTCTCTTGacaacattgctctgtgattttcccttttttctaaACAATAGGCGACTAAATGGCAACACAAGGAACACGGGCCACacaattcaaatttaaacataggcctacacggtttgaagataatgatatagaaagcatcttttaaaataacttcttgcttaggtgctgtaattttttgaGTCGCCAAActagttttcgtctcaggagatgAACATTAATtgaacatgtaggcctacaaaatattaacgcgacctgaaaacattgctcgtTGATTTTCTCAGAAACTTCACAACCAATGAGACTGAAACTTCTGCATGTTAACTATACATACCTCATCAATCAAAGTGGATTCATTTATTTACCCCAAATATTATCTATTATAGAAAAATGCATCAAAACTCTAAAACAGGTTGTTTGAAGTTTAATTAAGTTCTTACCATCGTTTCTTAGTTGACAAATTTGGGAAATTAGTGTTTAATGATCAAAGCCAACTTACCCGTAATATTATTCACAATCGTCAACGCGAGGCTGGAGCTGAAATGGCAATTTATTGTGTTACACACTGTAAACAAGTTCAATGCCAACCCACGTTTCACTAGACAATAGACACCGAACTACACGTCCAAATCAAGTGACACACTTTGGAACACAATAAAGACTTTTGATATTGTAGTCACTGACCACTTTTGTCAAGGTCAATTTACGGTGTTGCTTATGATTCATTTTGTGTGGGCGCTTTGTGTCAAACCGGTGACAAGTATGTGACaattgtgtgacaagagtgcgtgacacgttttttttttggagcttagtttttttctttttcttggggggggggggtatattcCATTTGTACAATTTGAAAATACACTAAATAACAACAGTTATAAGAGTAATGGTAAAAAATGTGGTTCAACAAAACTCTACTCGCATGCAAAAGTGCATAATAATCTAACCTGACTAAAAATGTTagtctggaggtcgttggttcgaatcccactcttgtcaattctgtgttcaaccccaaaaatcatttacaaatttacccagtcagtttcccttgtggtttatattgatatctgactAAAAATGTGGTTAAGACAAAGAAAAAGGAGAATTATTTATGCCCTGCTTGTTTTGAACATGAATGACATTGaaacttaaaatgcaaattaaacGGTTATACCTGTACAATGTATATCGAGAAGTTCGTTTCCAAGGCGAACATGAACACAGCTTAACCATTAAAGGAATTATATTGCAGTTTGATAATCACTGTTTAAACTAACGACATTAACTATTTAGCCACTGTCGCCCTAAACCTTggaaaaaatggacgcagggaCATggcaggatgactaaggtacaaactgcatctctctagcatttttagttccagagcaaaaacaattgtatactTTCAGTCTCC
Above is a genomic segment from Asterias rubens chromosome 10, eAstRub1.3, whole genome shotgun sequence containing:
- the LOC117295477 gene encoding muscarinic acetylcholine receptor M4-like produces the protein MATTSDPSVDLITISPNNANDSLLNTSDEFRFDDYRQRVVVGSVYCLVAVTGFVGNVLVILAVILSKKLQTRTNAFVVNLATADLVTCTAAPFTALALLSEDGWPLPDAICSVAAAVYFSCLSCSVMNLTAISINRLIVITKPSSTYRSIYTTKNIAAMLVFTWLYPIIVCCLPLFGLGRWGYSIKYKTCSLDSSCETSKLFSLVGSLLIYPVPLVILFVCYFKIYRHLKGHTKKMIAGVELSDTSVSSSTRKQSRSFSKRQVEITKNLFVVMCAFIVCLAPFAVAIMIPPSDPVIPWTGAFIIFNSAVNPVIYGVKHPHFKEVFRHMLRCRYRMIQEPSGCLQKFRH